Sequence from the Xiphophorus maculatus strain JP 163 A chromosome 16, X_maculatus-5.0-male, whole genome shotgun sequence genome:
CTCATCTGATTCCAAGCCGGCAAGCTACAAAAATATCACCTAATTAACAAGCTGCCATTCGGTGAGCGACTGTAAGAAATGAAGCCAGGTTCAAACAGAGCGAGAAAACTTGAACTGATATGAAGAACGTGCAAAATGCAGAGCACAACGATGGACGCCGTTGCTGGTTTGTGCTACACGTCTACAACTTAATTAGAGCGAGTACCTCATCGTGTTCAACCTATGACTCACTGCTAGAtgttagaaagaaagaaataaaccacACTTCAGGTTGGGCTCCTGCACATTTTGATGGATTTCCACATTTTCGGGGGTCGATGTAAGAGTAGAAAAACACACGAGACATACGGAGGCGGGTGAGAGAGACTGGTGGAAATAGTTTTGTTCGGATATGGCATAGTATTCTTCTAGAAGATGAGGCTGTGTTTTGTAAACACGGTGATTCATCTAAAGTGTATATGATTTTAAAgggtgtgtttttctttctttccttttttctttcctcttacCTTAAAGAACAGTTCAGAGGAAACCAGAGTTCAGGTTTCTCTGTTATTATTGCACTTATACTCCAGGGCAGGGATGGCTTTGAGGGGGCTTTCAGGCTGTCTCCACGGCAATCCGAGGCGGAGGGACAGTCGTGCGTCCTCCAGATGGCTCTGTTCATCACGGAGGAGGGATGGAGGGCTCGGTGACGGCCAGCTCCTGAGCCAGGTCATTGAAGCGAGCGATGTAGTCCACGCTGCTCTCGCTCATCATGCAGGCAAGCTGAGTGTCCATCTGCAATcacaaccataaaaaaaaaaaaaaaaagaaagaaaaaaagtcctgGAAAATCATTTTGAGTTCCACTTCCACAAATTACGATTACATTAgcaatcgattattctgacaattagattaaaaaataggcacattctgcagatttttcatctaGCCACAATcctagaaatacataaaaagtacaaataaacaattcaattcctttttaaataagaaaatagacatttattgcctaaaatgcaatgacatggcattactttactttttctttttttttttttttcgaagagcggcgctagtggctcgtattttttgtacagtaggcagacaggaaggagggtgaggagaggggggaagacatgcggtaaaggtcgtcgggaccgggagtcgaacctgcgacgtccgcgtcgaggactaaggcctccaaacgtggggcgtgctaaccccctgcgccaccacagcacgccccgggCATTACTTTACATTTGATCAACTGTAGCAAAGGTGCGTCTCCATCTAAAGACATACttttaacatcaaaatgtttaaagctcACCCCGTTCTGCTTGCCTTAGCATCAATAGAGCGTAGGGGTAAAtccactgatttttttttttttagattaatatttAGATGGTAAAAAGTGCCTAAAGCACTGGTTAAATCATAAGTGATGAGTCACATTCACCAACAGTTTACAATACTCCTTCTGCTGGTTGTCACCACCTTTGTTCACACCGAGATGTGAGGAGACGGCTTGGGGACAATTCCTCATCCTCAGTTAAAATGAGATGaggaagatttttatttaaattttttttttttacctctgccACGTCTGGAAGGCCACGGGACTGAAAGGAGTCATGGGAGTTGCAGTCCAGGAGACTAGGACCGAGCAAAGCGGTGCCGCTTGAGGGGCCAGAGGGGGTGAGGGTGGTCCGCCTGCTCTTATCAGGGGAAACCATGCTGgctggaagagaaaaaagaaaagtaaagcaGGGGGGCTAGTGAATATTCAGAGCAGCAAATATGaggaacaaaaatgtttttcttttcatctttggCCATCGCAGCTGAGATTCTGTCATATGTTGAAGCATAAATACCTGAAAGCAaagagcttttttaaaattaaattaaaattgttgttCTGATTTTACAGCATGTTAGATTTAACTGACACGTTTCTAACCTTGTGGAAACacaaaaggctttttaaaaaggaataatTTATATATGAACTATAAACTATGAGCAGACAGGCTTACATAGGAGGCAGCCCAGCGTGGAGTCTGAAGAGTCGCTGGGGTACCACTGGGGGTCGTGGCTGGGCGACGGGATCCAGCCCCTGGACGGGCTGACTGAGGGAGACGAGGCCAACAGCTTGGAGGGGTCACCGTTACCCAGCTTGGCTGGAGAGAGAGCAGCCTCTTCACCTGCAAGAATACACGATATGTTTTTATTACCACATCAATACCAAGCCAAATAAAAGGGGGGAAAACCAACAGCAGGAAAGATTCCTCAGATTTTATCACAGAACTCTGATGGTTCTCTCTTCtgctgtaaattatttttaaagagtcGGCATGTGGGAGTCTGAACGACACCCACCGTAGTTTGTTGAGTTAATGGCGAGCTCGATTATGGAGTCGCTGATGTGTGTTTGGGGCTCGCCGGGGGTGAGGGCCTCTTCAGGGGGGCCGGGCAGAGAGATGTCGAGGAGCGAGGCGACGCTGGGTGGGGAGAGGAGGGAGTCCCCGCTGCCTGCCCCGCCAGGAGACGGAGGCGGCAGACCATTCTGTGGAAACGATGAGCGTCATCCTTCAGTCATGTGATAAAAACACACCAGATGAAACATCGTGGAGCAGGAGTTTCTATGGCGGGTCTCAACAGCTGAACTGTATGAGTGAGTGTTTCAAACCCCCAGTCAAGACTGtgacacatttttcatgtaaaaagaCTCCAAAGtgaatttataatttattatttttaaaatacaaaaagaaactgCTACTGACGCAATTTCTAGTCTTCAGGTTGGACGGACTGAGGGATGGACGTATTATCCTAACCACATATATGTAGGATGagcaaaaaatactcaaattcacaattaattaaaagttaAGACATTTCTACAGAGGGTCTCATTTAAATCCAGAACTTGTATGAAAcagtaaataaacaataaacaaaggTCAGGACGTAGGGCACAAAGAGAAGGGAGAAATGAAAGAACGCCAGGATCTAGGAAAGAAGGAAGTGAGATAGGATATAAGGGAAGAGAGACAATCttctacataaaaacaaacataaaaagtgcTCTAATCGCTGCAAAAGAAATATTATATTAGGATATTTATCAAGCAAACAACGAGCAGAGATTGAAAGTATTAAAGATTCTTCATTTGTGCAAAATTCTTCAGTTCCATAATTTTAACCCTGAAGAGTATTTATCATGACTTGACATTAACCTATAAACACCTTTGCACCTGTCTGCACATTTATTGCATCAGTTCTTTAATGAGATCAACTGGATGGTGCTCGCTACGTACCACTGGGACATTttgctggaggagctgagtgtcTGGTGCAGCATCAACAATGGGCGTTGCTGCGAGGACGGCAGCGTTGACAGCCAGAGAATCCAAGTCCCGGCAGGGGCTGCCCGGGATGATGCCTGCGGACTTCGCTGCCAGGTCGATGGCACCCGAGAGAGCGTCTATCAGGAATACAGAGTGCACCACATTTCAGCATTAGCATGAGGATATGAGTGGGAACTGAAAGTAGTGTCAAGACTCAGCAATACAACCCCAAAATGGGGGGTGGGGATAAGGAAGTCATGCTGTGAAATAAATTGTTGAATGAAAATTCGTACTGGAGAGCTGGCTGGGTGCTGCTGAGGTGGATGCAGAAGGTGAAGTTTTGGTCACGGGAGGGCGGGAGGACGGAGCCAGGCGAGTGTTGATTGGCCGGAAGGATCCGGTTCCTGggggaggaaacaggaagtgaccgagCAGGCACTTAAAGTTGTTGTTGTAAAAGAGGAAATCGAGCCATTTATTTAACTGCGACgtaaaaaatatgcagttttacCCATCAACGTCCAAGAACTGGAAATATAATTACAAACATAGATCACTATGAGGAAAAACGTGTCTGAAGTACCCGTGGCGGAGGAGTTGGAGAGAATGGAGAAGGAGCAGACGTGCTGAGGAGTGTCTCCTGTCGTCCTGGGCAGAAGGGTTCGCTGTGAACcacaaaaaatgcacaaaattaagattttaagtGACCAATCAGGCTCATTTTTACTGATCTACGCAGAATGTTGAGCTGGTCTTTTCATCAATACCTGAACTACGAGAGGTTTCCGAAACTGTCTATTCCGAGGTTTTCTCTGTCtggaaagaaaaagatctgACTGCATCTGGAAGAAAAGAGCACCCGGGTCGGTATTGGGCGTAGAGAACGAATGAAGACATCATATAACGGGATGTCGAAGTGATGCGTTGCTCGCTCTTACGCTGATGGAGTCCAGCTGCTGCCTGAAGGCTAGCTGGGCCTCCTTGTTGGGGGAGAACATCCGGCTGTGCCGCGAGCTGTTGGGGGGCAGCGTGGTGGGAACGGCGAACACACTGCCCTCGCCGTCGCCAGGCGATCCCAGCAGAGACCGAGGCAGGTTCCGCCCACCTGGGGAGGTGAGGGAACAAAACATTGTGAGTAAGTGTGCTTCCTGTCTCCGACAACTGTTAAGTTCTTAGTCGGCTCCAGACATAGTTGGCATATCGGTGCCACAAAAGTCAGAAATACCAGAGGCAGCAGCTGCGTTTGGCGGGTGGGTCCTGGCGCCCCGGACGGACGCCTGCTGCCGGCCGAAGCTGGGGCTGCGGACGCCTGCGACCGGACTCTTCCCTGGAGGCGTTAGCGTCTGGTTCTGCTCATCCGGACCAGCCTTAAGAGGAGACGTGGCGGTGGAGCACACCTCTGGAGCCTGCGGATCAAAAATGCAAATCAATACTAAATGTTATTACCAATTTAGGTGTTCTACTCCACACGCGTAGCCAGATATCTGGGAAAACTAAGGCATTTTTATTCACGTTGGCCTTTCATCCACATGAAAACTCGGTTTAATATCACTAAAAAcgattatttataaaaactttgaCTGAAGTGGAGATTTGAGAAAACTCTATATTTGTATTTGCGTGTACATGGGAAAGTTTAGGGTGCCTGCGACAAACAATGTGTCAATATATCCACATACttacttgtgttttattaactttacatTCTAATACTCTATTCAAAAGTAGttcaacatacagtatatatcttTCCATACAAACGTatgtttaattcctaacaggaagtagTGGTGctttgaagcaatctgattggctgacattCTTTAGCTTtgcgctacactgccccctatagGTTTGGCATGGTTAAAAAAACGGTCAGGGGCAGATTTGTGCAGattcatgtggatgaaaacttcTGAAACCAATCCTGTGtgtacaatatattttttaaacaatgcgGTGAAGATATTAGTGTTTTTAAAGACCTGGCTGCGTGTGGACAAGGTATAAGATCATTAACAACATAAACTTTTCTGGTTTGTgttaaacctttaaaattttaagagttttaagAGTTAGTGCTCCATAATAGCACTAACTCTTGTGTTGGTGGTCTTGAAATCCTGAAGCATGAATAAATACTTTgtgatgaaatgaaagaaatcaaattaattaagaTTGAGATCGCCATAGTTGTGCTCAGTACTGTTACcctaaactttgtttttaatattgatcCAATTTCCTCCTTTAAGTCATTTTACATCCAGCCTTTTATCCCTGCATCTCCAGCACCTCAACTCTTTGCTGTTAGTAAGGCCACACACACTTCTATCTAGAAAACATCTGATTATCTTTAACCTTAAATACAAACAGGAACTATAATGTATAAAGGTTGTTGCATGTTTGGGTCCTTACCAGAGGTTTAGGGTTGATCTCGGTGGAAACCAGCTTCAGCAGGCAGCGTAGAACCCTGTGTGTCCTGTTGGGTTTGGGCGTCTCTGGAGCTTGCCCGTTCTCCTGGTTGCTGGCAGGAACTGCGGCCGGCTGCCACTCGTACTCCAGCTGCAGCTTCCCCGGCTTCCCGAACATCAGATAGAGCTCGGCCAGGGTGACGTTCTCGGCGTCGCGGGCGCTCCAGCCCTCCTCTCTGATCTGTTCCACGCTGCGTTCTTTAGCCGGCGGTGCGGCGCCCTGCGACGCGTTCTCCTCTAAGCTGGTCACCGCGGGTTTCGCTGACGGAGCCTGGGTTAAATCTGAAGAAGAGCCGCCCgactgctgctcctctttgcaCTGCTCTGATTGGGTTTCTGCACCGCCGTTGACCTCCAGGCCAGTCTCTGTAGAACCCGTCCCATTGGCCTCTTCTGTctgctgacaggaaacaggcaGAGGTTTCTTCTCCTCTACCTTTCCGGAACCATCCGGAGATGGTTCAGGGTTGGGGGGCTCAGTCCGGCGGCCATCAGCTTGGATGGCCGCTGAAGAGTTGACAGCGACAGCAGTAGAACCTCCCCGTCCCGATTTGCTGCCACCCCGCAGAGGCGGAGCACTTTGGATGCCCAGGATCTGGACCGCTGGCAGCTCCTTGGCATTGGGTCGGCTCTTGCCGCTCTCTAACCAATGGACGGTGCAAGAGGCCTTGGAGTGGACCACCCGAGCCACGCCAGGCAGCATGGTCAGGGTGCTGCTCTCGGCGGGGAACAGAGTGAGCTCCTGCTGATGAGCTTTGCTGGGGGAgtccaggctgctgctgctgccctcCAGAGCCTCCCTCTCCATGAGACTCTTCAGCTGGAGAATCGGCGTTAAGGACAACAAACGGCACCACAGATTAAAAACCAACTCTGGGATCTTTAGCGCGTTGAGGCAAAGCCGCCATGGTGGAAGCAGGCTTTTCATGACCAGCCTCCAAAATGGAGTGCAAACAGTGACAGTATTTTCTAGGATACAATTCGCTGGTCTTGGTACGCCCACTTCTGTTTGAGATACTCGATGAGGCAGGAGACTTTCCTGTGGAGTTCCACCACCATCCTGTgttggaaaagacaaaacaaaacatttagctgcTGGTTTTCCAGTTGATGCAATAAAGAAAGCCTCTTTTACATAATAGATTTTTACACAGATGACACAGTCGACCCCAAAGTCATTCAGACCTCTGGCAGATTTACGTTTCAAATTATTTGCATTCAACCAACAAGTTTCTTTTTGCTCGGAAATAAAACAAGGGTGTCTATCaattgtatttacatttaataataataactattattatttttaataataataagttaTTAATAATTTCACCAAACATGAGGAAGCGGCATTCAGTTTCTACGACCCACAAATCTGGATAAACTTGCAAAGATCCTGAAACACTGAGgttctttaaatcaaggctaaaaacccacctgtttagagtcgCCTTTGATTAGTAGTAAGTGGAATATTAATTgacatatttaatgaaaacatgacatttaaaattggaATATCACAtcacaattaacagaaataaaagaaaatatccatCTGTGTGCAactaatctatataatgtgtctTACGTGAACCACAAagttccaaaaataaatatgtttttcaatcatattgaaatttattgaatgggttGGAATAATTGTAGAAAAATTGTTCtattaaatcattaaacaaTGGGGCAAACATGCCTATGATCACTGTACACAAATATCTAAATGGAGACGAGTGTTACTGTAACCTCAGAAGCGTGCTACAGCTGCAGACAGGGAACATCTGAAAAACTAGGTGGAAATATTCAAACAGGAAATCAAACCGCTtccttttcaaaagaaaaaagaaaaaaaaaaaaaaggtgatgaATCACTGAACTTCGCAGCTGgaaaatttaaacagaaacgTGTAAGTAAACGACACCAGTCATGTTACCTTTCTCTCATATCAAATTACAGAAATGAGAATTAAATAGTAGCGGGGCAACGTGACTCTAGATGTAACATATTGATTTATATAAACTTTAGgataatatgtatttttttgacaCCTCCTACCTGAGGCGGGGATTGTAGGCTAAGCTCTGAACACGGGCCCAGGAGTGGTTACTGCGAGGTTGAAGCTCCACTGCCACCTTCAGAGGGAGACGAACCGGCTTCTGATCTTCTTCATCGCTCACCCCTGCAGAAACAGGAACGAGTGGCAGAAATGAACACAACTTTTTATACACATGGAGAATGATTGCGGCCAGACAATTACTAGTATTTCATCCATCTGGTGTCATGTAGACAAAAATTGTAGTGGGAgtcctgcttttatttttcattttgaagtgaTTGTTCTAACTATTCTTATAAACCACCTTTTGATGACGTTTGGCATGTTTGGCGTTTGCATGCTCACCGTCTGGATCGCAGAGTTTCTTCAGTGCTCGACACATGGGGGCTTTGATTCGGAGGTTTCTCCCCTTGGAGCGCACGGTGGTGGCTCTACATAAACAGaaattgttgctttgttttttggggtttttttttgtaaaagttaatttaactaCTTGTCAATTGTCTTGATGAATCCTTACCCCTGCTGGATGAGTTCATTCAGCTTTGCCACGTTCTTCTCATCCATCACTGtcaaatgcaaaacaacaaaccagaGAGTTAGTTATGTCATCATCCCAGAGGCGTGGTAGTCCCCCGTGACAGATTTAATCCCGTCCCTCGTGTCCCAGCCTAATGAATCTAACAAACACATCCCctgattttattgggattttatgtgatagaccaacacaacgTAGAGcataattttatgtaataatcCATGGTTGTTCAGAAAACTTGAGCGTGTTTCCTGACTAAGTCCTAAACACATTGGTGACTGTTGCTTTTCCAGTAACACTGGCTCCCCGTCGTTTTCTAGAGCAGTGCATGGACAAGCAAGAGCTTCTGTCTAAGAACTTTTAGGCAACGTTTTACACAGCAGGAATGTGCGACCCAAAATTGACCCAATTTGTATCTTTTCGCCCCCCAAAAATCCTATTGGTAATACTTCCACATGTGGTTTTAAATCAGACAAGTACGCgattgttttcaaaagtttgACCCAACTTTTGCCTCACTGACAGAAAAAGCCAGACACAATAAACCTGGATATAAAATAATgcctaaaattaaataatgaaagaagTCAGTGTCACTTGTCAATCCCACCAGTTTGACTACGAATCCAACCAGACTTCTCTACAGAAGTTGCAGTCAATGCTCCACAAAAGGCGTTCACAACCAGTTGTGGTTCCTTTCTATTAGCTTCCTTCATCTTCTTATGATTTTGTGACCAAACAGTCAGCTCTGAATAAAATCGATCCATAGACAGCTTCTTctgtacttttatttgtgtaaacAGTGTGCTGCTGTGTAACCTTCGTTTTTTGTGCATGCGAGTTGTTTTGGAGTCACAATCTGTAAACACATAAGTCTGATTGTGGTCGCATTATTCAGTAGTAGTATGaacaaacatgcaaaagaaaaagtctgattttttgcaaaaaattggaattgcgcatcaagacctgctgtcttgccctgctgtgtgaacgtagcgtTAGCTCTTTATGTCGCTAGCCTGTTGGCTGTCTAAACTACCGGGGTAAATTAGAAGGAGATTTTTACCACTGTTGCCCTCTCCACCCCCCCCCGAGTCTGGAACTTTCTACCCTTTAATATTGTTAGATCCTGAtctgtttgaaaaatgaacctaaaattgtttttttttaagttgcttaGTTATGCTTTTCATTTAGTCTGTTAAAGGAATCACTTCTTATTTCTCTGATTAGTACTGTCCTTGGTTTGCAGTACTTCCACACTCTTTCCATGCTGCTAGATTGAATATGAGACTAATTTAGGcaaaatctatttattaattaGGCGCCTGCTAAAAGCGATAGCTTGCAGCAGATTTTATTCAGGAGTATCATAGTACGGGGGCCGGCAGTAGATACAGATGTTattgtttccttttccttccacctcacaCTCAggtgctgctttgtgttggtctattacataaTCAATCAAAATTGACTGAAGTCAATGTGAAACAGCAGAAGAGTTGCAgacacttttgcaaggcgctgtaAGACAAAGAACGGTTTCCACTTACGTCCTCCGACTTTTTTGCGCAGCTCAGCGTAGCAGATGAGGCCGTACAGCTCTTGGGACGATTTTTTCAAAACACGGGAgtaaactgaaaagaaaacagggtACACATGTCACATGTGTGAAGCGACTGGGACTGCGTATGCTACGCAAAGATAACCCAGCCATAACACAGACAGGACATGAGTTCAGCCTTATCTGCTAAACCTCTTTATCTTGTGCTTAAAGGGAAGTCTTGCCAAAGAGAATAAATGCCATTCAGAAGATGTTAAATggatttatgtttaatttatgtGCTGTAAAAGgtctcattaaaataaaatgcaggttCCCCACTCATAAACATTGAGGACCCCCCAAAGCAGAAATCAGGAAACTCGACCTCGCCCTTGTTCTCTTGCTGAATGTAACAACATTGCGTCCAAGTGACAAACAGCTCCAATTGAATGGCTCCAGCAGCCATAACAGGTCAGATATGATGACAAAACATCCTCCAGATTTGACCGGCTCCCTGTCAGATCCAGCGTTTGTGGATGAAAGGGAATCTCACCGTTGGCAAAGTCGATGTGTTTGGAGATCTTGTGCCAGGTGCGGTAGTAAAAATGGCGGACCTGCTCTTTGTTCTTCACCATGTTGGCCGGCTTTCCCCTCTTTTTGTACTTCATCGCAATGTTGTTCTGGATTGCCTCGAAATCCTTCCCGTGCTGCAGGACAGGAAGAGCGACGATGAGTATAAAGTGGAAATCACATGTGGGATTCGCAAAGTCCTCTTGGTGCAAGTTCTCACCTCATAGAGCCCCTCGAAGAAGCTGTTTTTGTCCTCCGCGCTCCATGACTCCCACTGCCGACGGGCTCTCTTCTGATTCCCACCTTGCTCCTCTTTCTCAGCAGACCCCTGGCCCCCCTTAGGCGTCTTGGAAACGCCTCCTGTGGAGCTGGCCACAGATTGTCCCACTGCCCCGTGGGAAGAGGAACCATTTTCTGCCCCTGTGATGCACAGAAACAGAGCGAAACTAAATTGGTATTAAGACAGAAAAGTGCAGATCAACTTAAAAACACCAGAATATTTAGGTTAAGCCGCCTGTCTGACTTTCAAAGCATAAAACCAACTATTTTCACGACAAAGGTGATTTGGAGGATGTTAAAATGAATGCCCACTAAGCCACAGACTGTCATTACAGCGTCCAACCTGCAGAGCTTCACATCTCTGTGGTTGAGCTCTGGCAAGCAGGCAGGAAAAGCAATCAATCCCCTCTGCCAGGCCTGTGGTGAACTGGTCCAAAAGCAACCGCGTCGCATGGTGGGCTCCACTGGCCAAATTTTTACCCGAGCACAACGCCAGGTGTCATTAAAGTACGCACTATCTCAGTTCAGGTTTCAGAACTGTGACGTTACGCAAACTAGATTTCAGCAGAAAAGGGGGTTCATTTCCTAAAGCGAATGCGTTTGAATGCAAGCAGGCAGCGGCTAAGAATAGATCTCTTCAAAAACAGATGTGCACGACTAGATCAATAAGAGTTATTGTGGCTGCAAAGTCAAACAAATACGTGTAAGAAAATAGCAGCTTTTTTCCTCAACCAGCAGTAAGTGGAGGAAAGCCATCAGTCAAACTTGTTAAAGCAAACCAATTCTTCTCACTCgaaacatttaattcaatttaatctGAAGGGCCAACACttttagagttgcttttaaaaagaaaaatatgaccaGAGCCAAAACAAACCTGCCTTTTTTCTGAACTATTTCCTATATGGCAGCAGCTCAGTGCCAAGATCTCAAATGCACAGAAGCTGGATTTTCCTGCACATATTTACTGGTGACAAAAATCGTCCTCATTGGCACAAATCAAATTgctaaaatctgaatttaattaGCATGAGGAAGGAAGCCTGATAAATAGCTATTAGTAATCCGATCCAAACAGAAACCCTTACGTTTGCTACAGAAAGTAGCCGAAACTTGGctgtccttaaaaaaaaaagactccatTTTGACTCTAATAATCAGCTAAAGTGTTCAATCAATAATTTATGTATAATGCATTCAATTTCAACATGCCAAACAATAAATTTGCCCAGATggaattgatttttattgtccTAAGTGAAGGAGATACTAAAACTCAGGGACAGTgacgataaaaaaaaacaaaacacaagtgCAGGAAATGTGGGTTAATTAATGATAAGAAATGCAATATTGTCCAAAATGATGTTCAGCCCCAGCATTACTACACCGAATTTCACCAGTGTTACTGGCAACGGTGATGGCCGGACTGATTAAATCATTCACAAAGCCATAAAAGTAtccacaataaaaacacacctgattgctgctgctttttgttgACCTGTGTGAAACgtgaaatacaaacacaacTGGCAACATCAAATCTGAAATAATGGACTGCTGCGACAGACTGAATCAGTGGATCGAAAAGTAGATGGGATGTTTCCACGGACATGTaatcatcttttttaaaatcgttggaaaaaaataatgcttttttaCACTGCCATTTCTACCAACACACAAGGTAGAAACCATGTGCTTGAATAGTCAGCCACCTCATTTAAATCCAGGAGGAAGATGGGAGACAACAGAACCAGCAATGCAGATGAGCTGAAGGTCGCTGCTAAAGCGACCAGGGCTTCCTCAATTCttttgatgcagtaattcatgcaacaacaaaaaaaagcagtggCGAGCAAGCACTGCCTACACGGACGCACTCTTCAGTTGGCTAAAATTTCTTCACAAGAAAGATTATGTAATGTTCTATTTTTAAGATAAATTGTATTTCTACTAAATAAACATGCATAATGTAATAAGAGTTTCTCCAAGATGAAACTTCAATTACCGACATAAAATAGTCTGATTTATTTAGCTGtacttttcttttcatgttcttgcaaaaaaaaacaaaaaacaatatggtttctgcagctttatgGAGGTGTGTTAACGGTGCCATTGTTGTCTGTTTCTGGGTAAGTGTGACTGTAAATAGTCGGGGAACAACCTGACAGAAATGTAAGTTCTGGTCTCTCCTCCTTTTTAATAGAATGATGTTGCAACTTAAGCTGGAGCTGCCAGAAGTGCAGCCAGAGTTAAACCCTGCAAGTGTCTCGGggttaaaaaagcaacaaaaacacgCTCAGCTTTAGACATCAAAGATAAACAAACTACACACACTGCGACACGACTAAAAGTGGGAGCAGACCGCCTGCTAATCCAGCCTCtgcccactttttttttatttggaccGATCAGCCGCTGTACCTTTCGATTTTGCCCCGCCGTGTCCATTGATGGTGGATCCGATTGAATCCTTCCGTATCCGTTTGCTGGGAGGTCGGACGCTCGATCGCAGAAAATGATGCTGGTCGTGACACGGAGGGGTGGATTCCGCGGAGCTCTGGGGCTGCTGGTTCGAACCCGCTCCGGTCCGGTTCGGCGGGGATCCGGGGAGGACCGGGGCCGGACCGGAGCTGGGACCCGTGGCTGATGGATTAAGAATTTCCACTCGCTCCTCTCCCTTTGTACTGCGCTCGTCGCTCGCCTGCTCTCCGCTCTCCTCCTCGTCGCAGCCTTCGAGCTTTCTGGTCGGATTCGGCTTCCTATCGACACCGATCCCCTCCCTGGAGCCCAGTGTCATGCTGCCAGGGACACATTCAGAGGGAAATTTGTTCAATTAGGAGCGAAGCGTCGGGCAAAATTAACTTCTAAAGACGACGGTCACTGTCTCTCAACATGGCCGCCGCTGTTTGTTTCAAATCCCCTCTTCGGTCCCGTCAA
This genomic interval carries:
- the cramp1 gene encoding protein cramped-like isoform X2 translates to MTLGSREGIGVDRKPNPTRKLEGCDEEESGEQASDERSTKGEERVEILNPSATGPSSGPAPVLPGSPPNRTGAGSNQQPQSSAESTPPCHDQHHFLRSSVRPPSKRIRKDSIGSTINGHGGAKSKGAENGSSSHGAVGQSVASSTGGVSKTPKGGQGSAEKEEQGGNQKRARRQWESWSAEDKNSFFEGLYEHGKDFEAIQNNIAMKYKKRGKPANMVKNKEQVRHFYYRTWHKISKHIDFANVYSRVLKKSSQELYGLICYAELRKKVGGLMDEKNVAKLNELIQQGATTVRSKGRNLRIKAPMCRALKKLCDPDGVSDEEDQKPVRLPLKVAVELQPRSNHSWARVQSLAYNPRLRMVVELHRKVSCLIEYLKQKWAYQDQRILKSLMEREALEGSSSSLDSPSKAHQQELTLFPAESSTLTMLPGVARVVHSKASCTVHWLESGKSRPNAKELPAVQILGIQSAPPLRGGSKSGRGGSTAVAVNSSAAIQADGRRTEPPNPEPSPDGSGKVEEKKPLPVSCQQTEEANGTGSTETGLEVNGGAETQSEQCKEEQQSGGSSSDLTQAPSAKPAVTSLEENASQGAAPPAKERSVEQIREEGWSARDAENVTLAELYLMFGKPGKLQLEYEWQPAAVPASNQENGQAPETPKPNRTHRVLRCLLKLVSTEINPKPLAPEVCSTATSPLKAGPDEQNQTLTPPGKSPVAGVRSPSFGRQQASVRGARTHPPNAAAASGGRNLPRSLLGSPGDGEGSVFAVPTTLPPNSSRHSRMFSPNKEAQLAFRQQLDSISMQSDLFLSRQRKPRNRQFRKPLVVQRTLLPRTTGDTPQHVCSFSILSNSSATGTGSFRPINTRLAPSSRPPVTKTSPSASTSAAPSQLSNALSGAIDLAAKSAGIIPGSPCRDLDSLAVNAAVLAATPIVDAAPDTQLLQQNVPVNGLPPPSPGGAGSGDSLLSPPSVASLLDISLPGPPEEALTPGEPQTHISDSIIELAINSTNYGEEAALSPAKLGNGDPSKLLASSPSVSPSRGWIPSPSHDPQWYPSDSSDSTLGCLLSSMVSPDKSRRTTLTPSGPSSGTALLGPSLLDCNSHDSFQSRGLPDVAEMDTQLACMMSESSVDYIARFNDLAQELAVTEPSIPPP